In Pyrus communis chromosome 8, drPyrComm1.1, whole genome shotgun sequence, one genomic interval encodes:
- the LOC137742779 gene encoding protein NUCLEAR FUSION DEFECTIVE 4-like, translated as MSSSSSSSSSSSSSSAALQWLSLVGIIWLQSINGTNTNFPAYSSQLKNVLSMSQLQLNNLAFASDAGKLLGWFSGIAAIHLPLWVVLMIGSLLGFIGYGVQFLFITNQIPSPSYWQIFLLTVMAGNSICWINTVCYVVSIRNFPCHQQIAVGITTSYQGLSAKIYTDIVGAAFSSSPHRRAKAYLLLNSLLPLVVCVIVAPLVRDIDLMGRQSNMEAGFVFMFVITIATGIYAVISSLGSISSGFSPLHNVIGTGLFLLVPLVIPVVDKMREVFSKKWNIKRERRVYNFTIDEKNNETGSLENVGVKEGEELDARQVLQVGCREEIGVKLMVTRIDFWLYFFVYLFSATLGLVFLNNLGQISESRGSSRTSSLVSLSSSFGFFGRLMPSLLDYFFSRSKYMISRPALVVALMTPIAGAFFLLLNPANLSLFISTAIIGVCTGAITSIAVSITTELFGTKSFSVNHNVVVANISIGSFVFGYLSAILYRKEGNHDGDGKCMGMACYRSTFIIWGCLCFLGTGLALMLYARTRKFYSQRSLNM; from the exons atgtcatcatcatcatcttcttcttcttcttcttcttcttcttctgctgctcTCCAATGGCTAAGCCTTGTGGGAATCATATGGCTTCAGTCCATCAATGGAACGAACACCAACTTCCCAGCTTACTCCTCCCAGCTCAAAAACGTCCTCTCCATGTCCCAACTACAGCTCAATAACCTCGCCTTCGCCTCAGATGCCGGAAAACTCCTCGGATGGTTTTCCGGCATTGCTGCCATCCACTTACCCCTGTGGGTAGTCCTCATGATCGGTTCGCTACTGGGGTTTATCGGGTATGGCGTCCAGTTCCTCTTCATCACAAACCAAATCCCATCGCCATCCTATTGGCAGATTTTCCTGTTAACTGTTATGGCTGGAAATAGCATTTGCTGGATCAACACTGTGTGCTATGTTGTCAGCATTAGAAACTTCCCATGTCATCAACAAATTGCCGTGGGGATAACAACAAGTTACCAAGGATTGAGCGCCAAGATTTATACAGATATTGTTGGCGCTGCATTTTCGTCTTCGCCTCACAGAAGAGCCAAGGCCTACTTACTTCTCAACTCTCTCTTGCCACTTGTTGTGTGTGTTATCGTCGCGCCATTGGTTAGAGACATTGATCTGATGGGAAGGCAAAGTAACATGGAAGCCGGGTTTGTTTTTATGTTCGTCATAACAATTGCTACAGGAATCTACGCGGTGATTAGCAGTTTAGGGTCGATTTCTAGCGGGTTCTCTCCTTTGCATAATGTAATAGGAACCGGATTGTTCCTATTAGTCCCATTAGTAATCCCGGTTGTGGATAAAATGAGAGAagtattttcaaaaaaatggaacataaaaagagagagaagagtgtATAATTTTACCATAGATGAGAAGAACAACGAAACGGGCAGcttagagaatgtgggagtgaaaGAGGGAGAAGAATTAGATGCTAGACAAGTTCTTCAAGTTGGTTGTAGGGAGGAGATTGGAGTGAAGTTGATGGTGACAAGGATTGATTTTTGGTTatatttctttgtttatttgttcAGTGCAACACTTGGGTTGGTGTTCTTGAACAACTTGGGACAGATTTCAGAGTCCCGGGGATCGTCTAGGACTTCTTCTTTGGTCTCTTTATCCTCTTCATTTGGGTTTTTTGGCCGTCTCATGCCTTCTCTTTTGGACTACTTCTTCTCAAG GAGTAAGTATATGATTTCAAGGCcagcattagtagttgcattaATGACACCAATAGCAGGAGCCTTCTTCTTGCTTCTCAACCCAGCCAACCTCTCACTTTTCATCAGCACAGCAATTATAGGAGTCTGTACTGGAGCTATTACTTCAATCGCAGTGTCCATAACCACAGAGCTGTTTGGGACCAAGAGTTTCTCAGTGAACCACAATGTGGTGGTGGCCAACATATCAATCGGGTCTTTTGTGTTTGGATACTTGTCTGCTATTCTTTACCGCAAAGAAGGAAATCATGACGGTGACGGGAAGTGCATGGGAATGGCTTGCTACAGAAGCACTTTTATTATATGGGGCTGCCTTTGTTTTCTGGGAACTGGCTTAGCTTTAATGCTCTATGCACGAACACGAAAGTTCTACTCCCAAAGATCAttaaatatgtga
- the LOC137743562 gene encoding RNA-directed DNA methylation 4-like isoform X3 gives MAVVAESSSASPNPPEDKPVIVRVKRKALQFSLDAFWLEINERPVKRPLVDFEKLSMLDSAGKELKTKKLLVQHVETVSSFDTSIDVVKSFLDPNTGDVRDRKTKIGERKYALRKENQKQDLILSKARQRKEVVAKNARFEQIWRSRRGNKETSHENLHEMCHFYDIIRVDVAEKPKDEISLEDQKLLNSYLPLLREFIPFAASEIESDLYANSSKQDSEDEYVYDLYAVKEESDMAIEETSNPFPLVQVDDQDFYDGPDESEYESDDSNAENNPLNDYPDEISEEEEEESANEDSDDESEENESSSDKSSEPEDLDENDFFEDYIYDENNDGHDFDYHVDPSDEGEDRNTIL, from the exons ATGGCGGTGGTCGCCGAGAGCTCTTCGGCTTCGCCCAACCCACCGGAAGACAAGCCGGTGATCGTTAGGGTTAAACGCAAGGCATTGCAGTTCTCACTTGACGCTTTCT GGCTGGAAATCAATGAGAGGCCGGTGAAGCGTCCGTTGGTGGATTTTGAGAAGCTTTCAATGTTGGATTCAGCTGGAAAGG AACTGAAAACCAAGAAGCTTTTGGTACAGCATGTAGAGACAGTAAGCAGCTTTGACACGAGTATTGATGTTGTGAAATCATTTCTG GACCCTAATACTGGTGATGTGCGTGATCGTAAAACAAAGATTGGAGAACGTAAATATGCTTTGAGAAAGGAGAAT CAGAAACAAGATCTGATTTTGTCTAAAGCCAGACAGAGGAAGGAG GTTGTAGCAAAAAATGCACGTTTTGAACAAATATGGAGGAGCAGAAGAGGAAACAAAGAAACATCACATGAGAATTTGCATGAAATGTGTCATTTCTATGATATTATACGTGTTGACGTTGCAGAAAAACCTAAGGA TGAGATATCTTTGGAGGACCAGAAGCTTTTGAACAGTTACTTGCCTCTGCTGAGAGAGTTCATCCCATTTGCTGCTTCTGAGATCGAATCAGATTTATACGCTAACAGTTCCAAACAAG ATTCGGAAGATGAGTATGTGTATGACTTGTATGCTGTGAAGGAGGAAAGTGATATGGCTATTGAAGAAACTTCAAACCCATTCCCCTT GGTCCAAGTTGATGACCAGGATTTCTATGATGGGCCTGATGAGTCTGAATATGAATCTGATGATTCAAATG CTGAAAACAACCCGCTAAATGATTATCCGGATGAGAtatctgaagaagaagaagaggaatcaGCGAACGAAGACTCCGATGATGAAtcagaagaaaatgaaagttCCAGCGACAAATCATCAGAACCTGAGGATTTAGATGAAAATGACTTTTTTGAAGATTATATATACGATGAAAACAACGACGGCCATGACTTTGATTACCATGTTGATCCAAGTGATGAAGGTGAAGACCGGAATACGATCTTATAG
- the LOC137743562 gene encoding RNA-directed DNA methylation 4-like isoform X1, with product MAVVAESSSASPNPPEDKPVIVRVKRKALQFSLDAFWLEINERPVKRPLVDFEKLSMLDSAGKAELKTKKLLVQHVETVSSFDTSIDVVKSFLDPNTGDVRDRKTKIGERKYALRKENQKQDLILSKARQRKEVVAKNARFEQIWRSRRGNKETSHENLHEMCHFYDIIRVDVAEKPKDEISLEDQKLLNSYLPLLREFIPFAASEIESDLYANSSKQDSEDEYVYDLYAVKEESDMAIEETSNPFPLVQVDDQDFYDGPDESEYESDDSNAENNPLNDYPDEISEEEEEESANEDSDDESEENESSSDKSSEPEDLDENDFFEDYIYDENNDGHDFDYHVDPSDEGEDRNTIL from the exons ATGGCGGTGGTCGCCGAGAGCTCTTCGGCTTCGCCCAACCCACCGGAAGACAAGCCGGTGATCGTTAGGGTTAAACGCAAGGCATTGCAGTTCTCACTTGACGCTTTCT GGCTGGAAATCAATGAGAGGCCGGTGAAGCGTCCGTTGGTGGATTTTGAGAAGCTTTCAATGTTGGATTCAGCTGGAAAGG CAGAACTGAAAACCAAGAAGCTTTTGGTACAGCATGTAGAGACAGTAAGCAGCTTTGACACGAGTATTGATGTTGTGAAATCATTTCTG GACCCTAATACTGGTGATGTGCGTGATCGTAAAACAAAGATTGGAGAACGTAAATATGCTTTGAGAAAGGAGAAT CAGAAACAAGATCTGATTTTGTCTAAAGCCAGACAGAGGAAGGAG GTTGTAGCAAAAAATGCACGTTTTGAACAAATATGGAGGAGCAGAAGAGGAAACAAAGAAACATCACATGAGAATTTGCATGAAATGTGTCATTTCTATGATATTATACGTGTTGACGTTGCAGAAAAACCTAAGGA TGAGATATCTTTGGAGGACCAGAAGCTTTTGAACAGTTACTTGCCTCTGCTGAGAGAGTTCATCCCATTTGCTGCTTCTGAGATCGAATCAGATTTATACGCTAACAGTTCCAAACAAG ATTCGGAAGATGAGTATGTGTATGACTTGTATGCTGTGAAGGAGGAAAGTGATATGGCTATTGAAGAAACTTCAAACCCATTCCCCTT GGTCCAAGTTGATGACCAGGATTTCTATGATGGGCCTGATGAGTCTGAATATGAATCTGATGATTCAAATG CTGAAAACAACCCGCTAAATGATTATCCGGATGAGAtatctgaagaagaagaagaggaatcaGCGAACGAAGACTCCGATGATGAAtcagaagaaaatgaaagttCCAGCGACAAATCATCAGAACCTGAGGATTTAGATGAAAATGACTTTTTTGAAGATTATATATACGATGAAAACAACGACGGCCATGACTTTGATTACCATGTTGATCCAAGTGATGAAGGTGAAGACCGGAATACGATCTTATAG
- the LOC137743562 gene encoding RNA-directed DNA methylation 4-like isoform X2 yields MAVVAESSSASPNPPEDKPVIVRVKRKALQFSLDAFWLEINERPVKRPLVDFEKLSMLDSAGKAELKTKKLLVQHVETVSSFDTSIDVVKSFLDPNTGDVRDRKTKIGERKYALRKENKQDLILSKARQRKEVVAKNARFEQIWRSRRGNKETSHENLHEMCHFYDIIRVDVAEKPKDEISLEDQKLLNSYLPLLREFIPFAASEIESDLYANSSKQDSEDEYVYDLYAVKEESDMAIEETSNPFPLVQVDDQDFYDGPDESEYESDDSNAENNPLNDYPDEISEEEEEESANEDSDDESEENESSSDKSSEPEDLDENDFFEDYIYDENNDGHDFDYHVDPSDEGEDRNTIL; encoded by the exons ATGGCGGTGGTCGCCGAGAGCTCTTCGGCTTCGCCCAACCCACCGGAAGACAAGCCGGTGATCGTTAGGGTTAAACGCAAGGCATTGCAGTTCTCACTTGACGCTTTCT GGCTGGAAATCAATGAGAGGCCGGTGAAGCGTCCGTTGGTGGATTTTGAGAAGCTTTCAATGTTGGATTCAGCTGGAAAGG CAGAACTGAAAACCAAGAAGCTTTTGGTACAGCATGTAGAGACAGTAAGCAGCTTTGACACGAGTATTGATGTTGTGAAATCATTTCTG GACCCTAATACTGGTGATGTGCGTGATCGTAAAACAAAGATTGGAGAACGTAAATATGCTTTGAGAAAGGAGAAT AAACAAGATCTGATTTTGTCTAAAGCCAGACAGAGGAAGGAG GTTGTAGCAAAAAATGCACGTTTTGAACAAATATGGAGGAGCAGAAGAGGAAACAAAGAAACATCACATGAGAATTTGCATGAAATGTGTCATTTCTATGATATTATACGTGTTGACGTTGCAGAAAAACCTAAGGA TGAGATATCTTTGGAGGACCAGAAGCTTTTGAACAGTTACTTGCCTCTGCTGAGAGAGTTCATCCCATTTGCTGCTTCTGAGATCGAATCAGATTTATACGCTAACAGTTCCAAACAAG ATTCGGAAGATGAGTATGTGTATGACTTGTATGCTGTGAAGGAGGAAAGTGATATGGCTATTGAAGAAACTTCAAACCCATTCCCCTT GGTCCAAGTTGATGACCAGGATTTCTATGATGGGCCTGATGAGTCTGAATATGAATCTGATGATTCAAATG CTGAAAACAACCCGCTAAATGATTATCCGGATGAGAtatctgaagaagaagaagaggaatcaGCGAACGAAGACTCCGATGATGAAtcagaagaaaatgaaagttCCAGCGACAAATCATCAGAACCTGAGGATTTAGATGAAAATGACTTTTTTGAAGATTATATATACGATGAAAACAACGACGGCCATGACTTTGATTACCATGTTGATCCAAGTGATGAAGGTGAAGACCGGAATACGATCTTATAG
- the LOC137743717 gene encoding protein LURP-one-related 7-like, with amino-acid sequence MADIVPESVPVHPTSSQIPVDLFVSKKHPGLPRGELGFLDSSGDTVYKVTHQSLKTSSHKHVLLDAAGNPLFSLRRKDHGSWEGYKGGDSEEKDLKFRVKRTKNKLTRTELEVFLVGENSADSACDFKVKGFPFQKSCTIYRGNEIVAQTSLMYKLHQLMPKRGKFRLTIFPGPVEHALVAALIVIFLD; translated from the exons ATGGCTGACATCGTTCCGGAGTCAGTCCCTGTTCATCCCACGAGCTCACAAATCCCGGTCGATCTCTTTGTCTCCAAGAAACATCCCGGCCTTCCACGTGGCGAATTGGGTTTCCTCGATTCCTCCGGCGACACCGTTTACAAAGTCACCCATCAATCTCTGAAGACTTCTTCTCACAAGCACGTGCTGCTTGACGCCGCCGGAAATCCTCTGTTTTCTTTGCGCCGTAAAGAT CATGGAAGCTGGGAAGGATACAAAGGGGGAGATAGTGAGGAGAAAGACTTGAAATTTagagtgaaaaggacaaaaaatAAGCTCACCAGAACTGAGTTGGAAGTGTTTCTTGTTGGTGAGAACTCAGCAGATTCAGCCTGCGATTTCAAAGTGAAGGGCTTTCCTTTCCAGAAATCTTGCACCATCTACAGAGGCAATGAGATAGTTGCTCAG ACGAGTCTTATGTACAAATTGCACCAGCTTATGCCAAAGAGAGGAAAATTTCGACTAACTATATTTCCTGGACCCGTGGAGCATGCTTTGGTAGCGGCCTTGATTGTAATATTTCTTGATTGA